One Mercurialis annua linkage group LG3, ddMerAnnu1.2, whole genome shotgun sequence DNA window includes the following coding sequences:
- the LOC126672736 gene encoding uncharacterized protein LOC126672736 yields MESIPIMIQHKGKWVDSNKYESFEVIGVMIPEDSTYMSLLHIIAQEIQVNLEKQNIEIKYQVKIHYPPLKIIDNSSFRFYLEIKKKELDFTMYPLCIVVTDDTLQIQNLLPEATRSTSTGISQSNRMSDTVQIPERYSADTFYEIGQYTKLLAVDTIESTDEANEIEKETEIVSNLLQETELKVGQSFKDKQILQTYLQVHSINNHYKQKIVKSCPKNFWIKCIDDTCEWYLRASRNGNTKQFIIRKQNMNHTCRKETRFSNQNQASSSHIAGTIKVKYLNVKTTYTPIDIQNDMQTLHGVHISYMMAWRAKQKAFEMLRGKPCESYKSLPTFIYMIGTTNPGSAIDIQLREDNSFLYVFIALKASIIGWQHCKPIIVVDGTFLKATFGGTLLVATTQDAAGKLFPLAFSVVDSENDASWEYFITRLRQAFGTRQGICIVSDRHLSIESAVKKIFPEALHGICMFHLLNNLKTNFKKNAKKLKEPFFAAAKAYTETDFEYHMKEIDELDVRIRPYLQSIKYERWSRVHAVKKRYKTMTSNLAESLNAAIVHARELPITALLMHLHDLQQEYSYKHRKIATDTVTTLATNHEDLLFQNYINALKLQVKPSTDDIITVLERGQKYTVNMKERTCTCKKFEIEEIPCQHAVAVLNERRIEPYEYCSRYYTKAAMLATYSEIVYPLEKEEEWIIPQRVKDFIVLPPQHRTRTGRVDTYMILG; encoded by the exons ATGGAATCTATTCCTATTATGATACAACACAAAGGAAAATGGGTTGATTCAAATAAATATGAAAGTTTTGAAGTCATTGGTGTAATGATACCTGAAGATTCAACATATATGAGTCTTCTACATATAATAGCACAAGAAATACAAGTTAACTTGGAAAAACAGAATATTGAAATAAAGTATCAAGTGAAGATTCATTATCCACCACTCAAAATCATAGACAACTCAAGCTTCAGATTTTACttagaaatcaaaaaaaaggaATTGGATTTCACTATGTATCCTCTATGCATAGTAGTTACAGATGATACCCTGCAGATACAAAATCTTCTTCCAGAAGCTACAAGAAGTACTTCAACAGGAATTTCACAATCAAATAGAATGTCAGATACAGTGCAGATACCAGAAAGATACAGTGCAGATACATTTTATGAAATAGGGCAGTATACAAAACTACTTGCAGTTGATACAATTGAATCCACAGATGAGGCAAATGAGATTGAGAAAGAAACAGAAATAGTGTCAAATCTACTGCAGGAAACAGAATTGAAAGTTGGGCAATCATTCAAAGACAAGCAAATTCTTCAAACATACTTACAAGTTCATTCAATCAACAATCACTACAAGcaaaaaatagttaaatcatGTCCAAAGAACTTTTGGATAAAATGTATCGATGATACATGTGAATGGTATCTCAGGGCATCAAGAAATGGTAACACAAAACAGTTTATCATTCGTAAACAAAACATGAACCACACATGCCGAAAAGAAACCAGATTCAGCAATCAAAATCAAGCCTCATCGTCACACATTGCGGGTACCATCAAAGTGAAGTATCTAAATGTCAAAACAACCTACACACCAATAGATATACAAAATGATATGCAGACTTTACATGGTGTACATATCAGCTATATGATGGCTTGGAGAGCAAAGCAAAAGGCATTTGAAATGTTAAGAGGTAAGCCTTGTGAATCTTACAAATCATTGCctacttttatatatatgattggaACTACAAATCCGGGATCTGCCATAGACATACAATTGAGAGAAGACAATTCATTTTTGTATGTTTTCATTGCATTAAAGGCTTCAATCATAGGATGGCAGCATTGCAAACCAATAATTGTTGTTGATGGTACATTCTTGAAGGCAACATTTGGTGGCACACTTCTTGTTGCAACAACTCAAGATGCAGCTGGAAAGCTATTCCCTCTTGCATTTTCTGTTGTAGATTCAGAAAATGATGCCTCTTGGGAATATTTCATCACTAGATTGAGACAGGCATTTGGAACAAGACAGGGTATCTGCATTGTATCTGACAGACATCTCAGCATAGAATCAGCAGTTAAGAAGATTTTTCCTGAAGCTTTACATGGCATATgcatgtttcaccttcttaataATTTGAAGACAAATTTCAAGAAAAATGCAAAGAAGCTTAAAGAACCTTTTTTTGCAGCTGCCAAGGCATATACCGAGACTGATTTTGAATATCATATGAAAGAGATAGACGAGTTAGATGTTCGAATTAGACCATATCTTCAAAGCATCAAATATGAAAGATGGTCAAGGGTACATGCTGTCAAGAAAAGGTACAAAACTATGACATCTAACTTAGCTGAGTCATTAAATGCAGCAATAGTGCATGCAAGGGAACTGCCAATCACAGCATTATTAATGCACCTACATGACCTCCAACAAGAATACTCATACAAACATAGAAAAATTGCTACCGATACAGTCACAACACTTGCAACAAACCATGAAGATTTACTTTTTCAAAATTACATCAATGCTCTAAAACTGCAG GTGAAACCATCTACAGATGATATCATAACAGTGTTGGAAAGAGGCCAAAAGTACACCGTCAATATGAAGGAGAGAACATGCACATGCAAGAAGTTTGAAATCGAAGAAATACCTTGTCAACATGCGGTAGCAGTTCTAAACGAGAGGCGAATTGAACCATATGAGTACTGTTCAAGGTACTATACTAAAGCAGCTATGTTGGCGACTTATAGTGAGATTGTGTATCCATtggagaaagaagaagaatggaTTATACCACAAAGAGTCAAGGACTTCATTGTCTTACCACCACAGCATAGAACAAGAACTGGAAG GgttgatacatatatgatactgGGTTGA
- the LOC126671017 gene encoding uncharacterized protein LOC126671017, whose translation MEEEAGEATGLIQQLRSSVSAKTREISALEARVRTLSEEVESLQSSSGALAKERDDLKKEEGRLRRRLGDSGSFYSQVMTQYRLAIGAKLREQNPGVDLSGVNQLDPASLAKEVKAKLDKQKQDALKKA comes from the coding sequence atggaggaggaggctggcgaggcgactggtctgatccaacagctgaggtcctccgtatctgccaagactcgggagatttccgctttagaggctcgggttcgaactttgtccgaggaagtcgagtctctacagtcttcttcaggtgctctcgctaaggagagggatgatctgaagaaagaagaggggcgtctccgccggcgtttgggtgactctgggagcttttattcccaagtcatgactcaataccggttggcgatcggggcaaagctgcgggagcagaatcctggcgtcgatctttctggagtcaatcagttggatcctgcttctttggcgaaggaggtgaaggcgaagcttgataagcagaagcaagatgCTTTGAAGAAGGCTTAG